TACCCATGAGTGATCACACCGAAGATCCGATTGTCCAAAGGATGATGAAGGAAGATGCATTCAGCCAATGGCTGGGTATTGAGGTATTGGAATCCGGGCCTGGTATATCACGTCTTCAAATGAAGATCAGGCCGGAAATGATCAACGGCTTCGGGGTCGGACACGGAGGCATCGCCTTTTCCTTAGCAGACAGTGCCCTGGCCTTTGCCTCCAATGCACACGGCCGGTTGAGCCTCGCATTGGATGTGTCTATTTCCTTCCCTGCACCGGTAAGGGAAGGAGATATCCTTACCGCCCATGCGGAACAACTTGCACTGACAGAACGAACAGGACTATATCTGATCAGGGTGACCAATCAGGATCACAGAACGGTGGCCATCTTCAAGGGCACCGTATATCGCACTGCCAAAGAATGGTCCTCTCTGTGAGTTAAATGATGATATGATGAAAGATGCATTTATTGTTGACGCCACCCGCACCCCGATCGGAAGTTTCGGAGGCACGCTGGCACCCGTCCGCGCCGATGACCTGGCTGCCCATGCCATCAGGGCGCTTGTACAAAAACATCCTGATCTGGATCCTGCCACCATTGATGACGTGATCATGGGTTGTGCGAACCAGGCAGGAGAGGACAATCGGAATGTGGCACGAATGGCGCTTCTACTCGCCGGTTTGCCCGTATCCATTCCCGGTGAAACGGTTAACCGTTTATGCGCTTCCGGGATGTCTGCCGTCGTCCACGCCGCCAGGGCCATACGCTCAAATGAAGGCCACCTCTTCATCGCCGGTGGAATGGAGCATATGACACGTGGCCCCTGGGTGATCTCCAAAGTATCCCAACCTTGGGGAAGGGATGCAGAAATGCACGACTCCAGCTTCGGATGGCGATTTGTAAATCCGAAGATGAAAGAAATGTATGGGACGGACGGCATGGGCGAAACGGCAGAGAACCTGCTGGACGCCAAGGCCATCTCCCGGGAAGATCAGGACAAATTCGCCCATTGGTCACAAATGAAGGCAACGGCTGCCCGGAACAATGGACGCCTCGCCAAAGAGATCACACCCATAGAGATTCCACGCAGAAAGCAGGATGCCCTGGTATTTGATGCC
This genomic interval from Flavobacteriales bacterium contains the following:
- a CDS encoding hotdog fold thioesterase, with translation MSDHTEDPIVQRMMKEDAFSQWLGIEVLESGPGISRLQMKIRPEMINGFGVGHGGIAFSLADSALAFASNAHGRLSLALDVSISFPAPVREGDILTAHAEQLALTERTGLYLIRVTNQDHRTVAIFKGTVYRTAKEWSSL
- the pcaF gene encoding 3-oxoadipyl-CoA thiolase, which translates into the protein MKDAFIVDATRTPIGSFGGTLAPVRADDLAAHAIRALVQKHPDLDPATIDDVIMGCANQAGEDNRNVARMALLLAGLPVSIPGETVNRLCASGMSAVVHAARAIRSNEGHLFIAGGMEHMTRGPWVISKVSQPWGRDAEMHDSSFGWRFVNPKMKEMYGTDGMGETAENLLDAKAISREDQDKFAHWSQMKATAARNNGRLAKEITPIEIPRRKQDALVFDADEFIKPTTTIDVLAKLRPAFRKDGSVTAGNSSGLNDGAAAMLVASEEAVQSHGLRPIARIVSSGVAGVEPRIMGIGPVHASALALKRAGLTLNDMDIIELNEAFAAQVLSCTRTWGIADDDPRINPNGGAIAMGHPLGMSGTRLLQTAAIELQEQQKRYALVTMCIGVGQGYATVLERV